The nucleotide window GATCTCGGGAACGCCCGGGCCAGAGCTTGGTTGGGTCCGGAAAGAGAGCTTCTGGAGTCACGTGGCGCACCCTTGCTTACCGGAGCTTTTCTTGGCAACTTTGGAAATTGAGATGCTGCGATTGGCTACGGAAGCAAGCTTCTTTACCCACTGGGTGAAGCGACCCCGACACAGACGAAcaactgctgctgcttgcaACTCAAAACTTGCCCGTGGGGTGAGATGCAAATTGAAATTGCACGCAACCGATAAGGCTTGTCAGACCGTGGAAGGGCGTGCATATTCATATGATGCCAGGAGAAACTGTTTACCAACGCTTTGCACGGGCAAGCCACCCTGGGCCCCCCAGTTCTGCGCCCGTTGAACCTGCGGTGCGCGCGGTTCCGAGCCCACGGCTCCAGTTCGCCTCTTGGCGTCCACCTGCAGGTAGAGGTCTCGTCTCAAGCAATACCTAACGTTATCAAACTTATAAGTTCCCCAGCGCTGTACTGTGAAGTATGCCAAGGTGTAAGGTTTCGCTTCTCTGATTGTACACGACTGTTGTTCTAGAACCTTGGTTTATTTAGATCACAGCTTCCACTGCTTTCAACTGGATCTTTTCGGAGAATGTCGGCCTTGGTCGCAACGTACCCTCCTCTCGGACAAGTCACGATATTGGACAGCTCCAGCGTGACAATCCATGCTGTCCTGGAAGTTCCCCGCGAACTCGCCGCCGCGACACCATGGCAGCTCGCGCTCTGGCACTCGAACGATGACGGAGGCGAGTGGACCGAGGCCGAGTTTGCGGCTGCTGTGACGGACGACGACCGAGTCACGGACTTACACCTGGCCAACGAGTCGGCTACCAGGCTGTACTTCACGGCTAACGTGGTCGTGGGCTCCTCGCTGCGATTCACTGTCAAGTTCCGGCAGAGGGATGGCCAGGAGTGGCGCTGGGCTCGCAGCGAGCAAGGCTCGGACGACGGCGTGGTGGTGATCAAGAAGAAACCCACTCGGGACAGTGACCCCGAGGATCTGCCAGACTTGATCCATGACCTGAACCCAGCTCTCAGCTGGAAGAGCCTCACGAGCCAGGCTCCGGGAACTCGGCTGTGGTCCATTGAGGCAGCAGTGGACGGGACGAAGGACAACGAGTCGTCGTATGCCGATGTTCCCCTCGGCATCCCTTGGGGCAGGTTTCTCAGGTAAAGGCTTCTCGATCCCAGCAGCTGGACTCGTCCTCGAGCCGCTGTGTTTCGCACATACTGACTAGCGGTCATAGATGGTTTGCCTTGGTCCGGCCCTGGACGCCGTGGCTTGCGCCGAGGCAGGGGAAGACAGAGCTGCAACTGGACAAGGATGCACTTCTCTGCTCGTTCCTGTCCCCTCAGGGCAAGCACATGGTTTTTCTCGGCATGAGTGCTGTCGATGATGTTATCACCCTCTTCCGCAGCAGTGACTCCAACCGCTTGGCCTTCCATGTATGTCAGATACCGGCCCCCAAAAACAACCCCCTTCGGTTGGTGAGGCTGTCAACAAGTGCTGACGCCTGCTTAGATCCGCAGTGACAACCCGAAGCCGACAACAGGAATCGCCCTGGTTGCTGTGGGGGACGACATCGAGAGCACGATTGCCGCCGTCGTGTATCATGCCCGTGACCTGGTCTCGGCAACCATTATGGCAGCAGCCGAAGGTTCGGCCGAAACCCCGGCGGGGGGTGACGTCCAGGCGCAGTGGTATGAAACCTGGTATGATGGCTTAGGATATTGTTAGTCCACGTGAAACTTGCAGTTGCGCCTTCGTATGCTCGCTCTAATCATCTCGGCAGGCACCTGGAACTCGCTAGGCCAACAGCTGACGGAAGAGAAGATCCTAACAGCACTGGACGCCCTTGCGGAGAACAACCTCAACATCTCCAACCTGATCATCGACGACAACTGGCAGGACATCGACCACAGGGGAGACAGCCAATGGCAACACGGCTGGAATGACTTTGAGGCCGAGCCAAAGGCCTTCCCCAGAGGACTCAAAGCACTCGTCTCCGACATCCGCTCCAAACACCAAAACATCCAGCACATCGCCGTCTGGCACGCTCTCCTCGGCTACTGGGCCGGCCTCGCCCCCAACGGCCCGCTCGCCAAGCGGTACAAAACCGTCTCCGCCGTCCGCGACGACCCCGCCAAGGACCAGCTCCCTGTCGATGGCAAGATGACGCTCGTCGCCGAAGAGGACATCGCCGCCTTCTACGACGACTTCTACCGCTTCCTGTCCGCCAGCGGCGTCGACGGTGTCAAGACGGACGCGCAGTACATGCTCGACACGCTCGTGCCCGCCGACCTCCGGCGCACGCTCACGCCGGCCTACCTGGACGCCTgggcgcgcgccgcgctcCGGCACTTCCCCGGCCGCGCCATCTCGTGCATGTCGCAGGCACCGCCGGTGCTCTTCCGCGCGCAGCTgcccgacgcggcggcgcgccgcccgccctgcGTGCTCCGCAACTCGGACGACTACTTCCCGGGCGACCGCGCGTCGCACCCGTGGCACGTGTGGGTCAACGCgcacgccgcgctgctcaCGCGGcacctgcccgccgccgtgccggaCTGGGACATGTTCCAGACGGCGCACGGAGACGGAGACGACAACGGGTACGCGGCCTTccacgcggccgcgcgctgcGTCAGCGGCGGGCCCGTGTACATCACGGACGAGCCGGGCCGGCacgacgccgcgctgctggcgcaggtgAGCGGGGCGACCCCCCGCGGCAGGACGGTGGTCTTCCgcccggccgtcgccggccgcgtgCTCGACGCGTACGTCGGCTACGGCGAGCCCGCGCTGCTCAAGGTCGGCGCGTACCACGGCCGCGCGGGGCGCGGCACGGCCATCGTCGGCCTGTTCAACGTGGTCGAGCGGCCCGTCGCGGAGGTCGTCCCGCTCGCGCGGTTCCCCGGCGTGGTGGCGGAGCAGAGCTACGTCGTGCGGGCtcacggcagcggcagggtgacgccgccgttgcgggtgggcgcgccggcgtcgctaCTGGCGGTGTCGCTTGGGGTGAGGGGCGCCGACGTGCTCTGTGCGTATCCCCTGACCGAGGTCGAGTCGCGGACCAGAAggcgggtgctgctggcgaaTCTGGGGCTGGTGGGCAAGATGACCGGGTGCGCGGCGGTGCTGAGGACCGAGTTTGAGGTGCGCGAGAACGGGAGACTGCTGGTTGATGCGACGGTGAAGGCGCTGGGGGTTCTGGGTGAGTGATCGGCTTGCGTCGGGGaaagctgctgctggtttGATCTGACTTCTGACGCGCTTAACTTGACCAGGCATCTACATCTCGGTGCTGCCCGAACTGTCGATCCAGGACGACTTCATGGTCACCATTCAAGGCCAGCCGATCCCCTCGCATACTGTCACCGTCAACAAGGACGACCAGCACGTCCTCGACGTGGACATCGAGACGGCATGGCGGAAAATGAAGCTGGAGAGCGGGTGGGCGAACGAGGTAGAAGTGAAGGTCTATTTTGCTTTGGAGAGGAAGTGATTCGAGTCCTCATCTCCGCCATGATGTCATGCGGGGCTTGCTGCTTGGGAGACCGTGAGATTGGATAAGCTACTCCGGGCCGGCCCCCCAACACCGTCCCGGTTTGTTGACCCGGTCTTCAACGGATTGGTCAACCCCGAAGGACTGGTGGTTGTGACTATCACTCGGGCGGGAGGGGCAGTGGCAAGACCACATGGACGGGTCCAACATCGTCATTCGCCTCCAGATGGCGGCACCAGGCTCGGGAGGCGTCACATGTATTCCGTAACGGGTCCAGATTGCGGGCGCACGCTGCCAGCGGCAGGGGGGAATGGCGGGGGTTGGTGGGCCCTAGCTTGTCAACTGGCAAGCGCCAAGCAGGTATTCCGTAGTTGAGTGAGAGGCGAAGCCCAGGTGGCACGGTGAACACCTGACGCTGGTCTGACAAAGTCAAGAAGTTGGATGTGTTGGATGTGCAGGCAGGATTGAAGCATCAAATGAGAAAAAAAGACGGATGGACCTCATCAGCCCCTTTGACGCCGTGCTCAGTGATCACATCACCCCAGGCCCTTGGCAATGCGGCAACGGTGGCAGGCGAAGTCGGTGTGCCGCTGCCTGAGCCTTCCTCCGCAGGAATAAACGCCACGGCCATGCGACGTGGCCACGGCTACACTCAAGGTAACGCTAAATGGCGGGGTCGAGGAGGGGGAATTTGAGAAAGAATGAAAGGAGGCGAATTGAATCCATATTGCCCACTTTCACAAGCAGCTTTCCCGTCCTTGCGATTTCCGTCTTGTTCTTTTCcaggtgctgctgcttcccGATCAAATTGCCAGCCGGGTAGGGCAGCGGGAGCACGGACCAGGCTGCTAACGAACTAGAAGTACGTACCTCTGCCGAGCCCCGGCGGCCCATTTTAGCGCGGGCGAAAACGGCCAACAAGGCTTTCCACTCGTTTCGCGAAGCCGT belongs to Thermothielavioides terrestris NRRL 8126 chromosome 5, complete sequence and includes:
- a CDS encoding glycoside hydrolase family 36 protein (CAZy_ID 269752), with amino-acid sequence MSALVATYPPLGQVTILDSSSVTIHAVLEVPRELAAATPWQLALWHSNDDGGEWTEAEFAAAVTDDDRVTDLHLANESATRLYFTANVVVGSSLRFTVKFRQRDGQEWRWARSEQGSDDGVVVIKKKPTRDSDPEDLPDLIHDLNPALSWKSLTSQAPGTRLWSIEAAVDGTKDNESSYADVPLGIPWGRFLRWFALVRPWTPWLAPRQGKTELQLDKDALLCSFLSPQGKHMVFLGMSAVDDVITLFRSSDSNRLAFHIRSDNPKPTTGIALVAVGDDIESTIAAVVYHARDLVSATIMAAAEGSAETPAGGDVQAQWYETWYDGLGYCTWNSLGQQLTEEKILTALDALAENNLNISNLIIDDNWQDIDHRGDSQWQHGWNDFEAEPKAFPRGLKALVSDIRSKHQNIQHIAVWHALLGYWAGLAPNGPLAKRYKTVSAVRDDPAKDQLPVDGKMTLVAEEDIAAFYDDFYRFLSASGVDGVKTDAQYMLDTLVPADLRRTLTPAYLDAWARAALRHFPGRAISCMSQAPPVLFRAQLPDAAARRPPCVLRNSDDYFPGDRASHPWHVWVNAHAALLTRHLPAAVPDWDMFQTAHGDGDDNGYAAFHAAARCVSGGPVYITDEPGRHDAALLAQVSGATPRGRTVVFRPAVAGRVLDAYVGYGEPALLKVGAYHGRAGRGTAIVGLFNVVERPVAEVVPLARFPGVVAEQSYVVRAHGSGRVTPPLRVGAPASLLAVSLGVRGADVLCAYPLTEVESRTRRRVLLANLGLVGKMTGCAAVLRTEFEVRENGRLLVDATVKALGVLGIYISVLPELSIQDDFMVTIQGQPIPSHTVTVNKDDQHVLDVDIETAWRKMKLESGWANEVEVKVYFALERK